From Corynebacterium frankenforstense DSM 45800, the proteins below share one genomic window:
- a CDS encoding antibiotic biosynthesis monooxygenase family protein has translation MSIVKINALTVPEGAGETLEERFSHRLHAVDDQPGFEGFQLLRPTAGEDRYFVVTWWADEKSYDDWVHGQDFARSHGDVADANKTGHGTHDVHASGGESHGASESAENGDTARRPAAVKSEVLEFDVVLDSTK, from the coding sequence ATGAGCATCGTCAAGATCAACGCACTGACCGTTCCCGAGGGCGCCGGCGAGACCCTCGAGGAGCGCTTCAGCCACCGTCTGCACGCCGTGGACGACCAGCCCGGTTTCGAGGGCTTCCAGCTGCTGCGTCCCACCGCCGGTGAGGACCGCTACTTCGTGGTCACCTGGTGGGCCGACGAGAAGTCCTACGACGACTGGGTCCACGGCCAGGACTTCGCCCGCAGCCACGGCGACGTCGCCGACGCGAACAAGACCGGCCACGGCACCCACGACGTCCACGCCTCCGGCGGCGAGTCCCACGGTGCCTCCGAGTCCGCCGAGAACGGTGACACCGCGCGCCGCCCCGCGGCCGTGAAGTCCGAGGTCCTCGAGTTCGACGTCGTCCTCGACTCGACCAAGTAG
- the panD gene encoding aspartate 1-decarboxylase, with translation MLRTVLGAKIHRATVTQADLHYVGSITIDPELCDAAGLIEGEKVAVVDIENGNRLETYVIPDAPEAAGNGRICINGAAAHLVKPGDLVIIMSYVQGTEEEVRAWEPKIVHVDADNRIVAVGNDPAKAVPGASDQVSSR, from the coding sequence ATGCTGCGAACCGTCCTCGGCGCGAAGATCCACCGCGCCACCGTCACCCAGGCCGACCTGCACTACGTCGGCTCCATCACCATCGACCCCGAGCTCTGCGACGCCGCCGGGCTCATCGAGGGCGAGAAGGTCGCCGTCGTCGACATCGAGAACGGCAACCGCCTCGAGACCTACGTCATCCCCGACGCGCCCGAGGCCGCCGGCAACGGGCGCATCTGCATCAACGGCGCGGCCGCGCACCTGGTAAAGCCCGGCGACCTCGTGATCATCATGAGCTACGTGCAGGGCACCGAGGAGGAGGTGCGCGCCTGGGAGCCGAAGATCGTGCACGTCGACGCGGACAACCGCATCGTGGCCGTCGGCAATGACCCGGCCAAGGCCGTGCCCGGCGCGAGCGACCAGGTCTCGAGCCGGTAG
- a CDS encoding universal stress protein, whose amino-acid sequence MADASGSELRPTQLTEPDDRPTRVLIALRPDAQPRDAVEFAAWLGRTAPVTVRAVTTFVRPWPATSLKKMGGKYGKWFSREAKAARRRVEQALSEAGIPEEMWDDKVAVFADGPSEHALITAAAEDFDADVIALDSDATAPKGRFSVSSTADALLHSSPRPVCLSPRKVKLSKKGVRRVNFAFLEGEFDPEDPALLRSAVRARAWGVPLRVLAFSPTGISDTPLEDSLDLSRELSADWREHSLAMLDRVRDRIAEAMPDLELESSVATGNGWGGAVDALKWKKGDLLCLASNPQGPFERVFVGSATSAFLPHVGVPVVIFPMRRS is encoded by the coding sequence ATGGCAGACGCTTCCGGGTCGGAACTCCGGCCCACCCAGTTGACTGAGCCGGACGACCGGCCCACCCGCGTCCTCATCGCTCTGCGACCGGACGCGCAGCCGCGCGACGCGGTCGAGTTCGCCGCCTGGCTGGGCCGCACCGCGCCGGTGACCGTGCGGGCGGTGACCACGTTCGTGCGCCCCTGGCCGGCGACCTCGCTGAAGAAGATGGGCGGCAAGTACGGCAAGTGGTTCTCCCGCGAGGCCAAGGCCGCCCGCCGCCGCGTCGAGCAGGCGCTTTCCGAGGCCGGCATCCCGGAGGAGATGTGGGACGACAAGGTCGCCGTCTTCGCCGACGGCCCCTCCGAGCACGCGCTGATCACCGCGGCCGCCGAGGACTTCGACGCCGACGTCATCGCGCTGGACTCCGACGCGACCGCGCCGAAGGGCCGGTTCTCCGTCAGCTCCACCGCGGACGCGCTGCTGCACTCCTCGCCGCGGCCGGTGTGCCTGTCCCCGCGCAAGGTCAAGCTGTCCAAGAAGGGCGTGCGCCGGGTCAACTTCGCCTTCCTCGAGGGCGAGTTCGACCCGGAGGACCCGGCGCTGCTGCGCTCGGCGGTCCGGGCCCGGGCGTGGGGCGTGCCGCTGCGCGTGCTGGCCTTCTCCCCCACCGGGATCTCCGACACCCCGTTGGAGGACAGCCTGGACCTCTCCCGCGAGCTCTCCGCGGACTGGCGGGAGCACTCACTGGCCATGCTGGACCGGGTGCGCGACCGCATCGCCGAGGCGATGCCGGACCTCGAGCTGGAGAGCTCCGTGGCCACGGGCAACGGCTGGGGCGGCGCCGTCGACGCGCTGAAGTGGAAGAAGGGCGACCTGCTGTGCCTGGCGTCCAACCCGCAGGGCCCCTTCGAGCGGGTCTTCGTCGGCTCGGCGACCTCGGCGTTCCTGCCGCACGTCGGCGTGCCGGTGGTCATCTTCCCGATGCGGCGGTCTTGA